One region of Fragaria vesca subsp. vesca linkage group LG4, FraVesHawaii_1.0, whole genome shotgun sequence genomic DNA includes:
- the LOC101307780 gene encoding uncharacterized protein LOC101307780: MAADQCRLDSTVNCVVISSSTQPNWWDHDHLHAAAAAAGAGSHLSASSWPWQRQQQQQQQQKPNPNSNSSCDEDVSISSTSFTNASNHSSLSVDSSRRLVDQRSASSNDDLNNIGEQVSDNQIWSHVLLSAGNNGLNGSMTHDVGENFLDALSSKNLTNTAMYDPACDYLKKLDNASSNWEFTNSSTTAATMHASNLNNFERQININGSFSNENLSNLVSTWSIAPPEPQLVSSPFFNNLPHQVSCYGAHNNLMKVESAAQLAGANIHGRPFSSENGSNIDYQIGLNNAMAADNNYYGSGNGLVMPDSYSSSNSARSFTDVISFNSRLGKPLIDHVHHAQKPSNFKSSINLSDNTCKKQGLQTSSPVKMSGRGQGTANESAGKKKRTEDSSTSSETVLKKPKQETSAANSSSSSVKMQAPKVKVADKITALQQIVSPFGKTDTASVLYEAIQYIKFLQDQIHVLSSSPYLKTNTHKDSWGKLDQIRGDHQVKMDLKSRGLCLVPTSCTPQVYRENTGSDYWTPAYRGCLYR; the protein is encoded by the exons ATGGCAGCTGACCAATGCCGACTCGATAGTACTGTTAACTGTGTTGTCATCTCTTCCTCTACACAGCCAAACTGGTGGGATCATGATCACCTTCATGCAGCAGCTGCAGCTGCCGGTGCCGGCTCTCATCTCTCGGCTTCTTCCTGGCCGTGGCAACGCCAGCAGCAGCAGCAGCAGCAGCAGAAACCAAACCCTAATTCCAACTCTTCTTGCGACGAAGATGTTTCAATATCCAGTACTTCCTTTACCAATGCCTCCAACCACTCCAGCCTCAGTGTCGATTCCTCTCGCAGACTTGTTGATCAGCGTTCTGCTTCGTCCAACGACGACTTGAATAATATTGGAGAACAGGTTTCTGATAATCAAATATGGAGCCATGTTTTATT AAGTGCCGGAAACAATGGTTTGAACGGCAGTATGACTCATGATGTTGGAGAGAACTTCCTTGATGCACTATCATCCAAGAACTTGACCAATACTGCTATGTACGACCCTGCTTGTGATTACTTGAAGAAATTGGACAACGCGAGTAGCAATTGGGAGTTCACGAACTCATCGACAACTGCAGCTACTATGCATGCATCTAATCTCAACAATTTCGAAAGGCAAATCAACATTAATGGATCGTTTAGCAACGAGAACTTGTCTAATCTAGTGAGCACCTGGTCTATTGCACCACCGGAACCACAATTAGTCAGTAGCCCTTTCTTCAATAATCTTCCTCATCAAGTGTCATGTTACGGTGCTCATAATAATTTGATGAAAGTTGAAAGTGCTGCACAATTAGCTGGAGCAAACATACATGGAAGGCCATTTAGTTCTGAGAACGGGAGCAACATTGACTACCAGATTGGCCTCAACAACGCAATGGCCGCAGATAATAACTACTATGGATCCGGAAACGGTTTGGTGATGCCTGATTCGTACTCATCATCCAACAGTGCTAGAAGTTTCACGGATGTCATATCTTTTAATAGTCGTTTAGGCAAGCCGTTGATAGATCATGTTCACCATGCACAAAAGCCTAGTAACTTCAAATCTTCGATCAACTTATCTGATAATACTTGTAAGAAGCAAGGCCTCCAAACTTCTTCTCCG GTAAAAATGAGTGGAAGAGGACAAGGAACTGCAAATGAATCTGCAGGGAAGAAGAAAAGAACGGAGGATAGTAGTACATCATCAGAAACAGTTCTGAAAAAGCCCAAGCAAGAAACTTCAGCAGCGAATTCATCATCATCATCTGTAAAG ATGCAGGCACCAAAAGTCAAGGTTGCGGACAAGATCACTGCCCTTCAACAAATTGTGTCTCCATTTGGAAAG ACAGATACGGCTTCAGTACTATATGAAGCGATTCAGTACATCAAGTTTCTCCAAGACCAAATACATGTG CTATCGAGTAGCCCTTATTTGAAGACGAATACCCATAAG GATTCCTGGGGAAAATTGGATCAAATTAGGGGAGATCATCAGGTAAAGATGGATCTGAAGAGCAGAGGCCTATGCTTGGTGCCTACGTCATGTACACCTCAGGTTTATCGTGAAAATACCGGATCAGACTACTGGACACCAGCATACAGAGGCTGTTTGTATAGATGA